A genomic window from Silene latifolia isolate original U9 population chromosome Y, ASM4854445v1, whole genome shotgun sequence includes:
- the LOC141632574 gene encoding uncharacterized protein LOC141632574, with protein MAVVSEATKLVDKGGGEGVPLPMIKLGVWNVRGLNNVNKQKHLKWFLLQNDVELFGLLETRVKPSSLNLIASNVCYGWNFVTNISQHPGGRIWILWKGNSVDVEVLEMSEQYIHTKIRLVQTENVFLATFIYAFNKIEHRVPLWNALDRLSGNGPWIILGDFNNVLYTNERLGKAVRDEEMLPFQSTVARCDLHDMKTTGAFFTWNNKQPSETRIFSRIDRVMVNSDWLALWSDWLAHYQPGGTFDHCPCIVSCGESCKRRKSSFKFFNMWARVEEFGELVKEHWQMQIIGTPMYIMARKLKLLKPCLRSLNRGLFSDIERNADVAFNLLIDCQLQLQNDPTNVTLMDKEIQLRESYQLMEESRTDFLKQKAKCAWAREGDTNSSMFHQAIQQR; from the coding sequence ATGGCAGTGGTGTCTGAAGCCACTAAATTGGTTGATAAAGGTGGGGGGGAGGGAGTGCCTCTCCCAATGATTAAACTAGGTGTATGGAATGTTAGAGGCCtgaacaatgtaaataaacagaaACATCTTAAGTGGTTTTTACTTCAAAATGATGTGGAACTGTTTGGGCTCCTTGAGACTAGGGTAAAACCTAGTTCTCTAAATCTTATAGCTAGTAATGTTTGTTATGGGTGGAATTTTGTTACTAATATTAGTCAGCATCCAGGAGGAAGGATTTGGATTCTTTGGAAAGGTAATAGTGTGGATGTTGAAGTTCTAGAAATGTCAGAGCAATATATACATACTAAAATTAGGCTGGTTCAGACTGAGAATGTCTTTCTAGCTACTTTCATTTATGCATTTAATAAGATTGAGCATAGGGTGCCTTTATGGAATGCTTTAGATAGGCTTAGTGGTAATGGACCTTGGATTATTCTGGGGGACTTTAATAATGTCTTATATACCAATGAAAGATTGGGTAAAGCTGTTAGGGATGAGGAAATGCTTCCATTCCAGTCAACTGTGGCTAGGTGTGATCTACATGATATGAAAACTACTGGTGCATTTTTTACTTGGAACAATAAACAACCTAGTGAGACTAGAATTTTTAGCAGGATTGATAGGGTAATGGTTAATAGTGATTGGTTGGCTCTTTGGTCTGACTGGTTAGCACATTATCAGCCTGGGGGTACTTTTGATCACTGTCCTTGTATTGTATCATGTGGAGAGAGTTGTAAAAGGAGGAAGAGTTCTTTTAAGTTTTTTAACATGTGGGCCAGGGTTGAGGAGTTTGGAGAGCTAGTCAAGGAACATTGGCAGATGCAAATTATTGGGACTCCTATGTATATTATGGCTAGGAAATTGAAGCTACTCAAGCCCTGTCTGAGGAGCCTAAATAGGGGCCTCTTTTCTGATATTGAACGTAATGCTGATGTGGCTTTCAACTTGTTGATTGACTGCCAGTTGCAATTGCAGAATGATCCTACAAATGTTACTCTGATGGATAAGGAAATACAACTCAGGGAGTCTTATCAGCTGATGGAGGAGTCTAGGACTGATTTTCTCAAACAGAAAGCTAAGTGTGCCTGGGCTAGAGAGGGGGATACTAATTCTTCTATGTTCCACCAAGCTATACAACAGAGATAG